The following coding sequences lie in one Planctomycetota bacterium genomic window:
- a CDS encoding c-type cytochrome: MPANEQTWRSLSLMHVVFCVSGLVMLIATIWMLAKDHDREWKNYQRDFQKVEIWTAESRVDESDSPAFQARKAELQKEVAAAAAEHPSRELVDDFLKRATAYASTNGYDLKAVQDQIDVALPKGTPPSPTEDKSQVTTKRAALLAAMQAVVNKAKFDEGKRQSELKFKRAELDVERSKFSIAVDEGKDDADLKSIEDGVRKVENLVNDLNLAYQAAKTHRLDLEGVIGQINANEAAKQKELADYETPLKQRETALTERQPPDAIGRIGRKLLEAPIIDAFGRPLKIEQIWLPQLTLNNNFRDVARFDRCTTCHLGIDKTAPGSAVDAGYEPAKREKLTLSTPKQAPQREKDKDGKPIPITTDLVYGFSLSAEGQLNPNDATVDVVWPRSVAANAGLKPGDVIELIEDAQIVDRATAEKFLVDLVTWGKPLTLTVRRGIPQPFSSHPKLDLFVGSLSPHKMADVGCTICHDGQGSATDFKWASHTPNNPNEADEWSRKHGWFNNHHWIFPQQPTRFAESTCLKCHHEVIELEPSERFPDPPAPKLVEGYNLIRQYGCFGCHEINGYDGPSKRKGPDMRAEPTYFAAAQSLLASQGLSDEMKLLARDVVAHPEVTSQRKLLAELIAAAPQSGEGTVTPAMKKLAGLLGADDETPGQLRKVGPSLRYVASKVDKDFLYHWIRNPSDFRPSTKMPRFFGLWDHLTPEEKVVEGRPINDASGHPVMQPSPGLTTAQRYEPLEILAITDYLLARSDKFEYAARPKGAVEPPSVERGKVMFQTRGCLACHQHGDFPAAKDTQGPDLNRLGSKLKGQRGRDWLYSWVREPNRYHARTVMPNLFLETIKGADGKTTDPAADIVEYLLKSQGWSPKEPAALPTAASNGDALTELTKQYLTGAFTVVDAEAYAKNGISPKLGAAVRGDETILVGEFSPEELARRKLLYVGRRSISRLGCSGCHDIPGFEDAKPIGTALADWGRKEPSKLAFEQIVAYLSQRQAEGKDPEIAIHKSEIHGMKSQHAGDDHEELAHLDSHDAHGHLTTRDVNQDAGFYLDAMMHHGREGFIWQKLREPRSYDYRKTENKDYFDRLRMPKFNFTPEQREAVITFVLGLVAEPPAARYVYKPSPNRAWELKGQQVVNKFNCAGCHTMEMEQWTFDYKPADSKDPNALPPPPPFTDFAFLNPHFTPAQMVASTKVDRRGLGRATITGMPRPETIEDDDGKPINIFELWKPAAIDGHVWPVGGLDVPVPDTMIVNKRAPVGGNLARMLHPVAMELERPNNANVKGSDAWGWVPPPLVGEGRKVQSAWLHNFLLDPYPIRPAVILRMPKFNMSSDEATALVNYFAARDKVEYPYEFDPRTRSEYLSTAEAKHPGRMKDALNVITNNNYCVKCHLIGDFVPAGSEKALAPQLDRVSQRLRPDFLQRWIANPKRQLPFTGMPVNFPPDKPADQALYHGTSAEQVSGVADLLLNWPEVMQGKTSIKALVPPPAPAVPASGAAPAGNRPQ, from the coding sequence ATGCCCGCTAATGAACAAACTTGGCGCAGTCTGTCGCTGATGCACGTGGTGTTCTGCGTCTCGGGGTTGGTGATGTTGATCGCCACCATCTGGATGCTGGCCAAGGACCACGATCGGGAGTGGAAGAACTACCAGCGCGACTTCCAGAAAGTCGAAATCTGGACGGCCGAAAGCCGGGTCGACGAGTCGGACAGCCCCGCGTTCCAGGCTCGCAAGGCCGAGTTGCAAAAGGAAGTCGCCGCCGCCGCGGCCGAGCACCCGTCGCGTGAGTTGGTCGACGACTTCCTCAAGCGAGCCACGGCGTACGCTTCGACCAACGGTTACGACTTGAAGGCGGTCCAAGATCAGATCGATGTGGCCTTGCCCAAGGGGACGCCCCCTTCGCCCACGGAAGACAAGTCGCAAGTCACGACCAAGCGGGCGGCGCTGCTGGCGGCTATGCAAGCCGTCGTCAACAAGGCCAAGTTCGACGAGGGAAAACGTCAGAGCGAGTTGAAGTTCAAGCGCGCCGAGTTGGACGTCGAGCGCAGCAAGTTTTCGATTGCCGTCGACGAGGGGAAGGACGACGCCGACTTGAAGTCGATCGAGGACGGGGTGCGCAAGGTCGAGAACCTGGTCAATGACTTGAACTTGGCGTATCAGGCCGCCAAGACGCACCGGCTGGACCTGGAAGGCGTGATCGGTCAGATCAACGCTAACGAAGCGGCCAAACAGAAGGAACTGGCCGATTACGAGACTCCGCTCAAGCAGCGTGAAACGGCACTCACTGAGCGCCAGCCTCCCGATGCCATTGGCCGCATCGGCCGCAAGCTGCTCGAAGCGCCAATCATCGACGCCTTTGGCCGGCCGCTCAAGATCGAGCAAATCTGGCTGCCGCAACTGACGCTGAACAACAACTTCCGCGATGTCGCGCGATTCGACCGTTGCACGACCTGCCACTTGGGCATCGACAAGACCGCGCCCGGCTCGGCCGTTGACGCCGGCTATGAGCCGGCCAAACGCGAAAAGCTGACACTGAGCACGCCGAAGCAGGCGCCCCAGCGTGAAAAAGACAAGGATGGCAAGCCAATCCCCATCACGACCGATCTGGTCTATGGGTTCTCGCTGTCCGCCGAGGGACAGTTGAACCCCAACGACGCGACGGTCGACGTGGTGTGGCCGCGCTCGGTGGCCGCCAACGCCGGTCTGAAACCCGGCGACGTGATCGAGCTGATCGAAGACGCCCAGATCGTCGACCGCGCGACGGCCGAAAAGTTTCTGGTGGACCTGGTCACGTGGGGCAAGCCGCTGACGCTCACTGTCCGCCGCGGCATTCCGCAGCCGTTCAGCTCGCACCCGAAGCTCGACTTGTTCGTCGGTTCGCTCAGCCCGCACAAGATGGCCGACGTGGGCTGCACCATCTGTCACGATGGCCAAGGGAGCGCCACCGATTTCAAGTGGGCTTCGCACACGCCGAACAATCCGAACGAAGCCGACGAATGGTCGCGCAAGCACGGCTGGTTCAACAACCACCACTGGATCTTCCCGCAGCAGCCCACTCGGTTTGCCGAGAGCACCTGCTTGAAGTGTCACCACGAAGTGATCGAGTTGGAGCCGAGCGAACGGTTCCCCGATCCGCCGGCGCCGAAGCTGGTCGAAGGCTACAATCTGATCCGGCAATACGGCTGCTTCGGTTGCCACGAGATCAACGGCTACGACGGCCCGTCGAAGCGCAAGGGCCCCGATATGCGGGCCGAGCCGACGTACTTTGCCGCGGCCCAGTCATTGCTGGCCTCGCAGGGGTTGAGCGACGAGATGAAGTTGCTGGCCCGCGACGTGGTCGCCCATCCCGAGGTGACGTCCCAGCGCAAATTGCTGGCCGAGTTGATTGCCGCCGCGCCGCAAAGCGGCGAAGGGACCGTGACGCCGGCGATGAAGAAGCTGGCGGGCCTGCTCGGCGCCGACGATGAAACACCGGGCCAGTTGCGCAAGGTCGGCCCCAGCCTGCGTTACGTCGCGTCGAAGGTCGACAAGGACTTCTTGTATCACTGGATTCGCAACCCGAGCGATTTCCGCCCCTCGACCAAGATGCCCAGGTTCTTTGGCTTGTGGGATCACCTGACCCCCGAGGAAAAGGTGGTCGAAGGACGTCCGATTAACGACGCCAGCGGCCACCCGGTCATGCAACCGAGCCCCGGCTTGACCACGGCCCAGCGTTACGAGCCGCTAGAGATTCTGGCGATCACCGATTATCTGCTGGCCCGCAGCGACAAGTTCGAATACGCCGCTCGCCCCAAGGGAGCCGTCGAGCCGCCGTCGGTCGAGCGCGGCAAGGTGATGTTCCAGACTCGCGGCTGTTTGGCCTGTCACCAGCACGGCGATTTCCCCGCGGCCAAGGACACGCAAGGTCCGGACCTAAACCGCCTGGGCTCGAAGCTCAAGGGGCAGCGCGGCCGCGATTGGCTGTATAGCTGGGTCCGCGAGCCCAATCGCTACCACGCTCGCACGGTGATGCCGAACCTGTTCCTCGAAACGATCAAGGGCGCCGACGGCAAGACGACCGATCCGGCCGCCGACATTGTCGAGTACCTGCTCAAGTCGCAAGGCTGGTCGCCGAAGGAACCGGCCGCTTTGCCCACCGCCGCCAGCAATGGCGACGCCCTGACCGAGTTGACCAAGCAGTATCTAACCGGCGCGTTCACGGTGGTCGACGCCGAGGCTTACGCCAAGAACGGCATCAGCCCCAAGCTGGGCGCGGCCGTCCGCGGCGACGAGACGATTTTGGTCGGTGAGTTCTCGCCTGAAGAACTGGCTCGTCGCAAGTTGCTCTACGTCGGCCGCCGCTCGATCTCGCGATTGGGTTGCTCGGGTTGTCACGACATCCCAGGCTTTGAAGACGCCAAGCCGATCGGCACCGCGCTGGCCGACTGGGGCCGTAAGGAGCCGTCGAAGCTGGCCTTCGAGCAGATTGTCGCTTACCTGTCACAACGTCAGGCCGAAGGGAAAGACCCGGAGATCGCCATCCACAAGAGCGAAATCCACGGCATGAAGAGCCAGCACGCAGGTGACGACCACGAAGAACTCGCTCACCTTGACTCGCACGATGCGCACGGACACCTGACCACGCGCGACGTCAATCAAGACGCGGGCTTCTATCTCGATGCCATGATGCACCACGGTCGTGAAGGCTTCATCTGGCAAAAGCTGCGCGAGCCGCGGAGCTATGACTATCGCAAGACCGAGAACAAGGACTACTTCGACCGGCTGCGGATGCCCAAGTTCAACTTCACGCCCGAACAGCGCGAAGCGGTGATCACGTTCGTGCTGGGTTTGGTGGCCGAGCCCCCCGCCGCGCGCTACGTGTACAAGCCGTCGCCAAATCGGGCCTGGGAGCTGAAGGGTCAGCAAGTCGTCAACAAGTTCAACTGCGCCGGCTGCCATACGATGGAGATGGAGCAGTGGACCTTCGACTACAAGCCGGCCGACAGCAAGGATCCGAACGCGCTGCCCCCCCCGCCGCCGTTCACTGACTTTGCCTTCTTGAACCCGCACTTCACGCCGGCGCAAATGGTGGCCTCGACCAAGGTCGACCGTCGCGGGTTGGGTCGCGCCACGATCACAGGCATGCCGCGCCCCGAGACGATCGAAGACGACGACGGCAAGCCGATCAACATCTTTGAGCTTTGGAAGCCGGCGGCCATCGATGGCCACGTCTGGCCGGTGGGCGGCTTGGACGTGCCAGTGCCCGACACGATGATTGTCAACAAGCGGGCCCCGGTAGGCGGCAATTTGGCCCGCATGTTGCACCCGGTGGCGATGGAACTGGAAAGGCCGAACAACGCGAACGTGAAGGGGAGCGACGCCTGGGGCTGGGTTCCGCCGCCGTTGGTGGGCGAGGGACGCAAGGTACAGTCGGCCTGGCTGCACAACTTCCTGCTCGATCCTTACCCGATTCGGCCGGCCGTGATCCTACGGATGCCCAAGTTCAATATGTCGAGCGACGAAGCGACCGCCCTGGTCAATTACTTCGCCGCCCGTGACAAGGTTGAATACCCGTATGAGTTTGATCCGCGCACGCGGAGCGAGTACCTGTCGACGGCCGAGGCCAAGCACCCGGGCCGGATGAAGGACGCACTAAACGTGATTACGAACAACAACTACTGCGTGAAGTGCCACTTGATCGGCGACTTTGTGCCGGCCGGCAGCGAGAAGGCGCTGGCGCCGCAGTTGGATCGTGTTTCGCAGCGGTTGCGCCCTGACTTCCTGCAACGCTGGATCGCCAACCCCAAGCGGCAATTGCCGTTTACGGGCATGCCGGTGAACTTTCCGCCCGACAAGCCCGCTGACCAGGCCCTGTACCACGGCACCAGCGCCGAGCAGGTGTCCGGCGTGGCGGACTTGTTGTTGAACTGGCCGGAAGTGATGCAAGGCAAGACGTCGATCAAGGCGCTCGTTCCGCCGCCCGCTCCGGCAGTGCCGGCGAGTGGCGCGGCTCCGGCCGGAAATCGTCCGCAGTAA
- a CDS encoding cytochrome b N-terminal domain-containing protein, with the protein MATIGETIRNSQLWKSIFRHPMPIDRRNRIVVMLTNFFLHLHPVSIKKQGIALSYTWCMGGVTFFLFLVETITGVLLMFYFRPTLEWAYNDILALRDVTSLGVLRELHRWGAHAMVITTWLHMYRVFLTGSYKPPREFNWVIGVILLLLTLLLSFTGYLLPWDQLAIWAITVGSNMARATPLLGHEGPGQQLLQIGGIDMITNASDARFGLLGARFVGEETLNRFYVLHCVAIPLAASLLIAIHFWRVRKDGGISGPL; encoded by the coding sequence ATGGCCACGATCGGCGAGACGATTCGTAATTCGCAACTTTGGAAGAGCATCTTTCGGCACCCCATGCCGATCGATCGTCGTAACCGCATCGTCGTGATGCTGACGAACTTCTTCCTGCACCTGCATCCGGTCTCGATCAAGAAGCAAGGCATCGCGCTCTCGTACACCTGGTGCATGGGTGGCGTGACGTTCTTCCTGTTTCTGGTCGAAACGATCACCGGCGTGCTGCTCATGTTCTATTTCCGGCCGACGCTCGAGTGGGCCTATAACGACATCCTCGCCTTGCGCGACGTGACGAGTCTGGGGGTGTTGCGCGAGCTGCACCGCTGGGGCGCGCACGCCATGGTGATCACCACCTGGTTGCATATGTACCGGGTGTTCTTGACGGGCAGCTATAAGCCGCCGCGCGAGTTCAACTGGGTGATCGGCGTGATTTTGCTGCTGCTCACGCTGCTGTTGTCATTCACCGGCTATTTGCTGCCGTGGGACCAGTTGGCCATTTGGGCCATCACGGTCGGTTCGAACATGGCCCGCGCCACGCCTTTGTTGGGTCACGAAGGCCCCGGTCAGCAACTGCTGCAGATCGGCGGCATCGACATGATCACCAACGCCAGCGACGCGCGGTTCGGCTTGCTCGGCGCGCGGTTCGTCGGCGAGGAAACGCTCAATCGGTTTTACGTATTGCACTGCGTGGCCATTCCGCTGGCCGCGTCGTTGTTGATTGCGATTCACTTCTGGCGCGTGCGCAAGGACGGCGGCATTAGCGGGCCGCTGTAA
- a CDS encoding ubiquinol-cytochrome c reductase iron-sulfur subunit, whose product MPVKPDYAKVKPAKAEADEDRRGFMEIIFGSFLAAGFTFLATATGLMGLATARFMFPNILTEPPSRFKVGFPSDFPPGTVDERFKALNGVWVVNAEYNGVREIFALRTVCTHLGCTPNWLEGEQKFKCPCHGSGFYKDGINFEGPAPRPLERYAIRLSDDGQLEVDKSKLFQEELGQWVDPACYVTV is encoded by the coding sequence ATGCCGGTGAAGCCCGACTATGCCAAGGTCAAGCCGGCCAAGGCCGAGGCGGATGAAGATCGCCGCGGCTTCATGGAAATTATCTTTGGCTCGTTCTTGGCCGCTGGGTTCACGTTCCTGGCGACGGCGACGGGGCTGATGGGCCTGGCCACGGCGCGGTTCATGTTTCCGAACATCCTCACCGAGCCTCCCAGCCGGTTCAAAGTCGGCTTCCCGAGCGATTTCCCGCCGGGCACGGTCGACGAGCGGTTCAAGGCGCTGAACGGTGTCTGGGTCGTAAACGCCGAATACAACGGCGTTCGCGAGATCTTCGCGCTGCGGACGGTTTGCACTCACCTGGGCTGCACGCCGAACTGGCTCGAAGGGGAGCAGAAGTTCAAGTGCCCCTGCCACGGCAGCGGTTTCTACAAAGACGGAATCAACTTTGAAGGTCCGGCTCCGCGACCGCTCGAACGATATGCCATCCGCCTGTCCGACGACGGCCAGTTGGAAGTCGACAAGAGCAAGCTGTTCCAGGAAGAACTGGGACAGTGGGTGGACCCGGCCTGTTACGTGACGGTCTAA